A segment of the Cohnella algarum genome:
AGAAGGTTTGGTCATGAATCCCTGCAGCTCATCCGACGCCCGGGCAACATAGGAGCGAAATTCCGTCTCGTTCATGACGTTGGCAAGGAAATGCCGTTTGGCCCGGTCGAATTCGTCCAGCTCCTTTTTCTCGACGCGCTGCAAGTAGGGGGACTCCAGATCCGGGCTCAAAAAATCGAGCAAATAGCCATGATGCGACAAAATGGCGTTGCCGACGATTTCGGCCAGAATCCAGTCGTATCGGGATGGCGCACCGGTGTGGAACATTTCAAACAGCAGCTTCCCGCCGGCGGTCGAGTGGTCCACGCTGCCGCGCTTGGGCGGGGAATCGGGGTTTTGCACCGCTTGCTGTATGTATTCTCTGAATGCATGGGTATACTTGCCCATATCGTGAAGCAATCCCGCCAGCCCCGCAATGTGCTTGATGCCAACTTTGGCTCCGAACGATTCGGCCAAAACCTTCACTTCCAGCAAATGCGCTTCTACGCTTTGAATTTTTCCGTCGCTTCCCCGGATATGTGCGATATAGTTCATTGGCACCCTCCCGACTTGTAATCGATTCTATTGATCCTAATGTACCATAGAAAATTGACAGCCGGTTGCCAGCGAACGTATGTTTCTGTAATAATTTGATTTTAAATGGGTTGTTTTGGCGGGGGACTAGTTGAGGAGGAAATTTAAAGAAGACCACTTTGGGGAATCTGATAAATTAATGGCTATTTGTAGTCACGTGGTGGATTCTATGAGCGAATTGATTACCGCGAAAAGCTTAACGACGCAACCCCTATCCAGGAATGCGGGATGCGACCTTGAGTTAGCCTTCATGCCGAGAGTCCTTTACCCTTTGGTTCCCGGGAGAAATTGCATCTCTTACGAAATCACGAATTCCTTCACAGCACCTTATCGCATCTGAAGCCATTTCATTCGTTACATCAATCCCTAAATATCTAGCCTTAATGGGATAGTCGTTCAGATCCTCGCAATATTTTCGGATTTGATCTGGAATGATCATTCCTGCTGACTCTAATTTATCTGCTATAGCTTCCAGATCGTGTGACCTAAACTCCGCAATTCCTTTATAAAACACTAGAGATTTCAAAAACTTCTCGGCAGAAAGAGATGCGGTAAATGCAACAAGTTCAGGATTAACACCGCTATCCGACACTAGTTTGGCTGCTATTAAATCTTTTTCTGCCCCTCCATACCAAACATTGTAGTCATCGCTCATAAAGTACGATTCCCTCCCTCAAAACACTTTCATAAATCGTAGACTTCCTAAAATCTTCGTTCGTACAAATAAGCAAGTCTAGATCAACTATAGGAAATTTACTTGAGTGCCGCCTTCCCGCCCGTATGTTTGAACGAATATCTTTACTATCTTCTTCTACTAAAATAAGGATATCAAAGTCGCTGCTGGCGCCTGAATCCCCGCGAGCTCTTGACCCGAACAATACGATCCTCTCAATATTTTCAGGGTCCCTCTCTGCATAAATGTCTGCTATGATTTTCGCCAACTGTAAATCTTCGGGCGAAGCTTTATTCGTACGTACTACAACCTCACCAGAACTTAGGTCAGCATAAAGATGGCCCTCTCTCAGGCCATACTCGTTAAATAGCTTTTGGAGCTTCTCCTTCATCTCCTGAGGCACCTTTTCGATTCCCATAATACCACCTCAATCCACGCATCCCATGCGGGATGCGAACTGTCTGGATAACCATTGTTTCCAAGATGCCGAGATCTCATCCACGCATCCCACGGGAGGGTGCGACTATCTTTATTATATAATTATATACTCGCGTAAGCATAAAGTATTTCAATCCACGCATCCCATGCGGGATGCGACCAAGAAGCGTTATCCGAACTTCGACGTTAGTGCCATTTCAATCCACGCATCCCATGCGGGATGCGACATAGTCGTTACTTTTGCCATGGGGCTGCCTCCTCAATTTCAATCCACGCATCCCATGCGGGATGCGACGCGGCAACGCAGCAAGTGGCTCCTATCATCGAAATTTCAATCCACGCATCCCATGCGGGATGCGACTTGAGGCAGACACCGAACTTGCCCGGCTGAGACTTATTTCAATCCACGCATCCCATGCGGGATGCGACCGGCGCTCGGTTGACCAACTCTTGCCCCATCGCCGATTTCAATCCACGCATCCCATGCGGGATGCGACACAAGAAATCTTTAAAGTCCTGCCGCTCGGATGGGATTTCAATCCACGCATCCCATGCGGGATGCGACTCAAAACGGGAATCCGGTGGCGACTAGATATTATATTTCAATCCACGCATCCCATGCGGGATGCGACAATTTCAAACTATTGTTAAGTGATGGGAACGAGATTTCAATCCACGCATCCCATACGGAATGCGACTAATGTGCTTGGTTACAACGTTTATATCGACGGCTTATTTCAATCCACGCATCCCATACGGAATGCGACGTTGCATACCGTCTACGGTTACAAAGGCGGCTTGCATTTCAATCCACGCATCCCATACGGAATGCGACACCCATGCTAATGTCATATTAAGCATGATAAACCGGATTTCAATCCACGCATCCCATACGGAATGCGACCAACTCCGGCGGCTCGATTACTTTATCATCGACAGATTTCAATCCACGCATCCCATACGGAATGCGACCAGCGTCCCTCCCAATATTTCGTGTACCGGAAAATTTCAATCCACGCATCCCATACGGAATGCGACCCGGACGGCAACGCATACGGACCGGACGACATCCATTTCAATCCACGCATCCCATACGGAATGCGACAAAGGATGGCATCAAATACGTGCAAGTCGGGCCATTTCAATCCACGCATCCCATACGGAATGCGACTCCACGCCCGCGCATGGCGGGCGAACTACTTGTAATTTCAATCCACGCATCCCATACGGAATGCGACAACCTTCTGGGAACGTTTAGACCACACCATAGACATTTCAATCCACGCATCCCATACGGAATGCGACTGTAACTGCTGCTGACGCTTGTTTTCCTCTGCGGCAAATTTCAATCCACGCATCCCATACGGAATGCGACGAGAGCCTTTCTTTACATACGTGTATCCGATGACATTTCAATCCACGCATCCCATACGGAATGCGACTTGACTTTCTTCGGTACGGCACGTACCGGTTCTTTTGTATTTCAATCCACGCATCCCATACGGAATGCGACATTGGATGATGTCCACGGAATTTCGACCTCTCGGGTATTTCAATCCACGCATCCCATACGGAATGCGACGCGATACGGACAAAGACGTGTATCAATACCAAGGGCAAATTTCAATCCACGCATCCCATACGGAATGCGACGGGACAATGCTACTTTGTCCCCTTCAAGGACAACAAATTTCAATCCACGCATCCCATACGGAATGCGACCACGCACTGATGTCGTCAAACCCTGAATATGTTATTTCAATCCACGCATCCCATACGGAATGCGACTCCGTTCATCCGCCTTCTCGTCTCCCGCAATTGCTATTTCAATCCACGCATCCCATACGGAATGCGACAGCGATTTTTCGCCTAATATTCCCCAAAAATACATGTATTCGTGAATATAATGGCGCTATTATCGCAAATATAAAGCCAAATAGTGTGAATCCACCAGTCGGATATCCAAATTTTTGCAGAAATTTGGTGCGAATCCCCCGGGAAAATCATGTGCGCTTCACATTCGCACCACAAGATATGTACGGCTCTGAACGAGCCAAAAAAATAAAACCGATGCTCTATTTTAGCGTTTCGTGTCATCGAACGTCAACAAAGCCTTTTCCCTTTTGATGCATCTAAACCGGAAAAAAGAAGCGTTCAATCCACCTTGAACCGATACCCCGCCCCCAGACGGTGTCGATGTACGAGGGACTCGCCGGAACCGACTCCAGCTTCTCGCGGATTTTGCGAATATGGACGGTCACCGTGGAGCTGTCGCCGTTCGCTTCCAGCCCCCAAACCTTCTCGAACAGCTCTTCCTTGTGAAAAACCCGATTCGGATGCTCCGCCAAAAAAGCGAGCAAGTCGAACTCTTTGGTCGTCAATAATATTTCATCGCCGTTCACGAATACGCGTCGGGCGTTTTTGTCGATTTTGAGGCCCCGGATGGCGATTTCCGCCCGGCGGCTTTCCGCCGGCTTCGCCAGCCGCTCATAGCGGGACAGGTGCGCCTTTACGCGCGCCACCAGCTCGCCCGGGCTGAACGGCTTCGTCATGTAGTCGTCGGCGCCGAGGCCGAGGCCGCGGATTTTATCGATATCCTCCGTCCGGGCGGACAGCATGATGATCGGAATTTCCCGTTCCGCCCGAAGGCGGCGGCAAATTTCGAAGCCGTCCATGCCCGGAAGCATCAGATCGAGAATGACGAGATCGTAACGGCCGTTCAGCGCCTCGCGCAGTCCGCCGTCCCCCGTATGCTCCATCGTAACCGAGTAACCGCCGATTTCCAGGTAATCCCTTTGCAATTCGGCGATGCTCGTATCGTCCTCAATGATCAGAATGCGCTGCATCGTTCATCCGCCCTTCCGTCCCGTTTGCCGATCCCGCTCCCGGCTTCGGCAGCGAGAAATAGATCGAGGTCCCCTGACCCGGCGCGCTCCGCGCCTCCACCCGGCCGCCGTGGCCTTCGATAATTTGCTTGACGATGGCAAGCCCCAGTCCGCTGCCTCCCTGATCCGAATTGCGCGCCGGGTCCGCCCGGTAAAACCGGTCGAAAATATGCGGCAGCGCCTCGGGTTCGATTCCGCGCCCGTTGTCCTCCACCTGAACGACGAGCCAGTTGCCGGCGTCGCCAACCTTGATGCGGATCAGGCCCGGATTTTTGTCCATATATTTCGCGGCGTTTTCCAGAATGTTCGTAACCGCCCGCTTCAGATGGCTCCGGTCCGCGGGAACGCGCAGCGTCTCCAATTCGTCCGGAACGGCCAGCCGGCACTCGATTCCCCGCTTCTCCAGGTCGATCGCCATCGCGTCCGCGCATTCCCGCAGCAGGGCCGCGATCTCGACCGGCTCGAATTGAAAAGACAGACGGTTCAAGTCCAGCTTGGAAAACAGGAAAAGCTCGTCGATCAGACGGTCCATTTGCTGCGTTTTGGTGTGGATCGTCCGCAAGTAGCGGTCCAGTTTTTCCGGCGTGTCGGCGACTCCGTCGAAGATTCCCTCGACATACCCCTTGATCGAAGAGATCGGCGTTTTCAAATCGTGGGAAATGTTCGCGATCAGCTCTTTGCGATTGTTTTCGTACTGCATTTGCAAATCGACCGATTGCTTCAGCCTTCTGCGCATATCGTCGAACGACCGGCTCAAATCGCCGAATTCGTCCCGGCCGGACGTATCAATGCTTACGGCGAGATTGCCCTCCTTCATTTCCTTCGTGGCCCGCATCAGCTCGCGCAGCGGCCGGATGATGCTGCGGGAGACGAAATAGGTCAGGAAACCGTTCGTCAGCACGAAAATCACGAGCATGGCCAGGAACAGCCAGGGAACGGATTCGCCCAGGAAATCGGCCAGAAAGTCCCCGAACACATACAGGTCCATGACGACAAAAGCGCTCCCCTCCCGGCCGTCCGCAAAAGGGATCGTGATCTGGTCGAACAGCAGCCAGCCGTCCAGGATAAGCATGCGGCTCTCGACGGTATCGGCGGCCAGCTTTTCGAGCAGCTTCGGAAGCCGCGCCGGTTCCGGCTCGTATTCGAGGGACGGCGATACGAACGCGGGCTCCCCGCCCCGCACGACCACAAGCCCCATATTGATCTGCCCGAGCCGGTCGTCCAGCTCCTGTTGCGTCGCGGGCGCCAGCATCCGGGACGGATCGGTTTCCGCGTGCTCCCGGATGTCCGACACGACCGCTCCCTCTTGCCGCAAAATGGCCTGCACCGGATTGCCCTCGTACCGATCGAGCCGGTAAACCGAACCGAAATGCTCGGCGAACGAGCCCAGCATAATGAGCAGCGCAAAGCCCGACAGCAGCAAAGGCACGGCCAGCATGAGCAGATAGGACAGCAGAAGCCGCAACCGAATCGACATGTTTTCCAACCCCTATAACTCTTTCTTGTCGAACAGAACGTAACCGGCCGTAAAAAAAATCAGCCCCCATGCCGCGAGCAAAGCGAAGATGCCGGTCAACTGCGGCCATGCCGTCGGGCCGTCCGTCCACAGAAGGTGCCAGTCGGTATAGTGTACCGGCAAATAGGCGGACACGGCAGGCACCAGCAGCACGCTAAGCTTCAGCAGCGCGTACAGGACGATGAGAACGGCCAACGCGCCCGTCGTATTTTTAAAAAGCTGGGCCACGAAACCGGCCATCGCGCCGAGCACCGTCATCGGCAGCACCGATGCGGCAAAAGCCGTCGCCGTCGGCAAAATGCCGGCCGCCCAATCTTCCCTCCCCTGCAGCAGCAAGGCCGAAATCAGCGAAAAAAGGAGACCGACAGCCGTATACAAACACACCGAGAGGAAAATCGCGCCGATCTTCGCCGCGTACAGACGAAACCGGTCGACCGGCCGCGTCAGCGCCGTTTTCAGCGTTCCCGCCTCCGCTTCGCCCGTAAACAGGTCGACGGCGGTCATGAACGCAATCAGCGGCAGCAGAAACGAAGTGAACAGCCAGAGCACGCGCATCGGCAAATCGCCCGCGCCGACGAAGGCAAGGCCGTAGCCGGCCTGCACCCGGTCCAGCGTCAACGCCGCGCCGACCGGAACGAGCAGGCAGAGCGCCAGGAAAAACAGCGATTTTCGGCGCAGGGCGAGCTTGAACATCTCGTTGACCAGGCTTGCTTTCAGGGCATGCATACGTTTTCCACGCTCCTTTCGTGCCGAATCCGCTCCAGAAAATAGGCTTCCAGGGAACCGGCTTCGGCCAGCAGCTCCGGCATGGCGCCTTCCGCGATCATATTCCCTTTATACAGGATTCCAACCCGGTTGCATAGCGTTTCCATCTCGTGAACGAGGTGGCTGGACAGGAAAAACGTAATTTTCTCCTCCCGGGCCAGCCGGCGCATCAGCTCGCGCATGTCCGCCATGCTTTCGATGTCGAGCCCGTTCGTCGGCTCGTCGAGAATAAGCAGTTCCGGCCGGGACAGCAAGGCGCTTGCAAGGCCCAGCTTCTGCTTCATGCCGAGCGAGAAGTTTCCGACCTTTTCCTTGGCATAGGGGGCAAGCCCGGTCAGCTCCAGCACTTCCCCGATCCGGGACCGCCCGATCTCCGGGTAATATCGCAGCGCCAGCTCCAGGTTCCGGCAGGCGCTCATATAGTCATAAGCCGCCGGCGCCTCGATCATCGTTCCCGTGCGCTTCATCGCTTGCTCGTAACGCTCGGCCACGTCATTGCCGAACAGCACGGCCGTTCCGCGATCCGCCCGGCTCAGCCGGACGATCGCCTTCATCGCCGTCGTCTTCCCCGAGCCGTTCGGCCCGAAAAATCCGTAAATGTCGCCCCTTCGAACCTGAAGCGACACATTTTCGATGCCGCGCCCGTTGCGGTATTTTTTCGTCAGTCCCTTTAGTTCCAACACGATTTCGTCCCGGGGCTCCGTCAAGTTTCCGTTCACTTCGCTCGCCTCCTCTTATCCTCAAAGCTCGTTATATCTGCAGCCTGATTAGGTCTACAGCCTGCGCCCGGCCGGAAAGAGGAGAGAAGCTTTCGCTTCCGTCCTCTGTTTCCTCTGCGCCGCAGCGGGGATTTCCGGCCGCGCCGGTATCGTTACGCACCGCGCGCGCCGGCTCCCGGCACGCGGTGTTTCGCTGCATGGCGGCGGTCGGCCGCTTACGCAAACCGGAGTCAGGGCTGCTTCGTTCCGAACCCTTAGTCGTTATCGCGATCCGGAATGACTTCCACGTTTTTTCCCGTCAAATCGATCTTGTCCGGCACCGTGCTGTTGATGTCCGTCGTATCGAGCGCCAGGTCCAAAACGACCGTATGCTCCTTTCCGTCCGCATCCTTGCCGGAGTACGAGATGGCGATATCGTGCTCCGTAATGCCATAGTCGGGATCGGCCACCGCGTTCATCACGATGCTGTCGATCCGGACGTCGGACGAAAGCTCCGGCAATTGGCCGACGACGCGCTCCCACTCGTCGAACGCCTCGTCGCCCGGCTCGCCGTCCTTCGGTTCCTCTTCGTCGTAACGCGACATTTCCGTGATCAGCAGCGAGCCGACGGCGTTGACCGCGGCCGGAATGCGGCTTCCGGTCAGCTCCACCCGTATGTTGGACGTATCGCCGACTCCCGGCGTCTCCACGAAATACTGCTTCATGTTGCCGACCAGCGCGTCGATGACGTTTTCCGTCGTTTGGCTTATTTCGGTCGCCTGATCCTTCCATTCCTCGCGGTCTTCGGTCTCGCCCTCTTCGGAGTCGTCGCTGACGTAATACGTCTCGCTTCCGGCCGATTTCAGCACCGTCCGTTCCCCTATTCCGTACGCCTCGTAACGCTCCTCGCCGTTCAGGCCGCTTACCTCGACAATCGCGCTCGTCGCATCGGACGCGTCGTCGCTTTTGATGACCGAGCGCACGTCCAGCAGCTTCGAACCGTTGTCCGTCAGCGTCACGTTTACCAGCCGCGTTTCGTTCGATTGGGTCGCCGTCTGGCGGAGCGCTTCCTTGTACGTGTCGTAACCCGGCGTGCCGCCGACTCCGGCGAATGCCGTCGATACGATCATCAAGCTCCCTACCGCCAAACCTGCGCCAATCCATCCCGTTTTTTTCTTCATTTTCGATTTCCTCCTTAAATGTTGTGCGGAAAGGTTTTTCGCTTCCCATGACTTCATCGTAAAGGAGGTTCCGAAACTGCCGATAAACCGCTCATTAAAAGAGGAGAAACAATTTATTAAGAAAAGATTAATTGGGGGGATCAAAAAAGGCGAGCAACTGTTGGTGCCACATCCGCTCCGGCAGCGCCGTTATCCCGCCATGTAGTGCACGGGGTGCACCACATCCGCTCCGGCAGCGCCGCTTTCCCGCCATGTAGCGCACGGGGTGCACCACATCCGCTCCGGCAGCGCCGTTATCCCGCCATGTAGCGCACGGGGTGCACCACATCCGCTCCGGCAGCGCCGCTTTCCCGCCATGTAGCGCATGGGGTGCACCACATCCGCTCCGGCAGCGCCGCTTTCCCGCCATGTAGCGCACGGGGTGCACTACATCCGCTCCGGCAGCGCCGTTATCCCGCCATGTAGCGCACGGGGTGCACCACATCCGCTCCGGCAGCGCCGTTATCCCGCCATGTAGTGCACGGGGTGCACCACATCCGCTCCGGCAGCGCCGTTATCCCGCCATGTAGTGCACGGGGTTCACCACATCCGCTCCGGCAGCGCCGAAGTCTCTGCCTCGAACGCCTGCGCGGACTTACAAAAAAAGGCCGAAACCCGCGCGAACCGCGGGCCGGCCGTCGTTCCGGGATAAAGCCGCTAGGCGTTTTCCCACTTCTCTTTGAAAAACAGCTGGTACGCTTTGACCGCCAAAATTTTCACGATCATGTAGCAGGGGATGATGATGAGCATGCCGATAATCCCGGCCAGGTCGCTTCCGATGAGAACGAGCACGATCGTCGTCAGCGGGTGAATGTCCAGCTGCTTGCCGTAAATGTACGGCGCGATCAGATTGTCCTGGATTTGCTGGGCGAGCAGGATGATCACCAGCGACCAGAGCGCGATCGTAGGCGATTCGATGAGCCCGATGATGACGATCGGAATCGCCGACAGGAACGCTCCGACGAACGGAATGAAATTCAAAATGATGGCGATGACCGTGAGCAGCAGCGCGTACGGCAGGTCGATCAGGATAAATCCGATAAACATGAGCACGCCGAGCGCCAGATTGGCGATAACCCTGCCGATAATATAGCCGCTCAAGGCGTTGTCGATGTCGCCGACGACTTCGGCGGCATCGCCTTGAAATCGCTTGGGCACGGATCGGACGATCGCTTTGCCGAACTTGCCGCCTTCTTTTAACTGATAAAACAGAATCACCGGAAAAATAAACAGAATGAC
Coding sequences within it:
- a CDS encoding HEPN domain-containing protein, coding for MSDDYNVWYGGAEKDLIAAKLVSDSGVNPELVAFTASLSAEKFLKSLVFYKGIAEFRSHDLEAIADKLESAGMIIPDQIRKYCEDLNDYPIKARYLGIDVTNEMASDAIRCCEGIRDFVRDAISPGNQRVKDSRHEG
- a CDS encoding nucleotidyltransferase domain-containing protein; the protein is MGIEKVPQEMKEKLQKLFNEYGLREGHLYADLSSGEVVVRTNKASPEDLQLAKIIADIYAERDPENIERIVLFGSRARGDSGASSDFDILILVEEDSKDIRSNIRAGRRHSSKFPIVDLDLLICTNEDFRKSTIYESVLREGIVLYER
- a CDS encoding sensor histidine kinase, with the translated sequence MSIRLRLLLSYLLMLAVPLLLSGFALLIMLGSFAEHFGSVYRLDRYEGNPVQAILRQEGAVVSDIREHAETDPSRMLAPATQQELDDRLGQINMGLVVVRGGEPAFVSPSLEYEPEPARLPKLLEKLAADTVESRMLILDGWLLFDQITIPFADGREGSAFVVMDLYVFGDFLADFLGESVPWLFLAMLVIFVLTNGFLTYFVSRSIIRPLRELMRATKEMKEGNLAVSIDTSGRDEFGDLSRSFDDMRRRLKQSVDLQMQYENNRKELIANISHDLKTPISSIKGYVEGIFDGVADTPEKLDRYLRTIHTKTQQMDRLIDELFLFSKLDLNRLSFQFEPVEIAALLRECADAMAIDLEKRGIECRLAVPDELETLRVPADRSHLKRAVTNILENAAKYMDKNPGLIRIKVGDAGNWLVVQVEDNGRGIEPEALPHIFDRFYRADPARNSDQGGSGLGLAIVKQIIEGHGGRVEARSAPGQGTSIYFSLPKPGAGSANGTEGRMNDAAHSDH
- a CDS encoding ABC transporter permease; translation: MHALKASLVNEMFKLALRRKSLFFLALCLLVPVGAALTLDRVQAGYGLAFVGAGDLPMRVLWLFTSFLLPLIAFMTAVDLFTGEAEAGTLKTALTRPVDRFRLYAAKIGAIFLSVCLYTAVGLLFSLISALLLQGREDWAAGILPTATAFAASVLPMTVLGAMAGFVAQLFKNTTGALAVLIVLYALLKLSVLLVPAVSAYLPVHYTDWHLLWTDGPTAWPQLTGIFALLAAWGLIFFTAGYVLFDKKEL
- a CDS encoding ABC transporter ATP-binding protein; the encoded protein is MNGNLTEPRDEIVLELKGLTKKYRNGRGIENVSLQVRRGDIYGFFGPNGSGKTTAMKAIVRLSRADRGTAVLFGNDVAERYEQAMKRTGTMIEAPAAYDYMSACRNLELALRYYPEIGRSRIGEVLELTGLAPYAKEKVGNFSLGMKQKLGLASALLSRPELLILDEPTNGLDIESMADMRELMRRLAREEKITFFLSSHLVHEMETLCNRVGILYKGNMIAEGAMPELLAEAGSLEAYFLERIRHERSVENVCMP
- a CDS encoding AI-2E family transporter — its product is MIKLSKFSQLGFGIIMLLVILYLGSKVDFIFKPVISLFTVITVPLMLSAFFYYLLRPVVDFLARNKMNRTAAILLIYLVIALILAGFIVGVWPSLREQLVNLVESAPDLFNALSRQLQEWEQNEAFSGLIPEGTSVISQVTEYLNKGFTFLTDYVTSLISVISNIAVILFIFPVILFYQLKEGGKFGKAIVRSVPKRFQGDAAEVVGDIDNALSGYIIGRVIANLALGVLMFIGFILIDLPYALLLTVIAIILNFIPFVGAFLSAIPIVIIGLIESPTIALWSLVIILLAQQIQDNLIAPYIYGKQLDIHPLTTIVLVLIGSDLAGIIGMLIIIPCYMIVKILAVKAYQLFFKEKWENA